ATCAAGCGGCTCCTCCAAAAGCAACCAGCAAGAAAAAGCGAAACCTCCCCGGAATGCCAGGTAATCCGTTTGACTATAAAGCTAAGTATTGGATTTAccaaaatcagaaaaaaaaaataaattaattcatgATTTTTCTGTATTTTCAAGATCCTGATGCAGAGGTGATTGCTTTATCACCCAAGACTCTATTAGCAACAAATAGATTTGTTTGTGAAATCTGCAACAAGGGGTTTCAAAGAGACCAGAATTTGCAGCTTCACAGAAGAGGTCACAATCTGCCCTGGAAGCTTAGGCAGAGATCAAGCAATGAGGTGAAGAAGAAGGTTTATGTTTGCCCCGAACCTACCTGCGTTCACCATGACCCTTCTCGAGCTCTCGGCGATTTGACCGGAATCAAGAAGCACTTCTGCCGGAAGCACGGCGAGAAGAAGTGGAAGTGCGATAAGTGCTCCAAGAAATATGCAGTCCAGTCTGATTTGAAGGCCCATTCTAAGATTTGTGGCACCAAAGAGTATAAATGTGATTGTGGGACTTTGTTCTCAAGGTCAAATCTTGATTCCTTATTATTATAAGCTAAAAAAGTAGAGTTTTTTTAATTGGATACTGATATCTGAAGACtagtttttttgtttgataatgGTGTAGGAAAGATAGCTTTATTACACACAGGGCATTCTGTGATGCTTTAGCAGTGGAGAGTGCTAAAGCTCAGACAGACATGGCTGCTCCTAGTGCTGATGAGGAACCTGTCCCTCCATCGTCTTCCCCGCCGCCACAGCCGCCACCACAACCAGCCATAGCCCCGCCACCTCCGCCACCAGTAATTCCGCAGTCAACTCCTGCAGTACCCTCGGTTTTGACTGATCAAAAGCCAGGTAGTTCCAAAGGGAAAGTTTCTAAATTTGTCTAGGATTTGGAATTTAGCATATTTGTCTTATATAAGCAACCCAACAAAAAATGTTTGTATTTTCTGTGGTACTGATCTTGGAATTTACTTCGTTTTTGTCTATTATTAGTTCTTGTTCTTTTGTGATGCTTAGACGCTTAGTAGATGAATTTGTTAGCAAGTGAGAATTTCGTGTAAGAAATATGTTGGGCGGAGAAAATGTGGCGTAGGCTACTACGTAggcataaggaaataaagttgggCCATCGCTACTAACTGTAGcttttggtgtagtggtaagcgtttgatccgaACAAAATAGCACTTGAATAGAGAATTAATtagaattttcaaattaaaaattgaaactcTCCTGTGCTATCATTTGATAAGCAAGAAAAAAAGGTAGGAGATCTTCAGCTAAAAGATATTAGTAAAGTGTGTTTTAGAAAGGTGACTATCATTGATTCTTCCTTTACAGTGTATTCACTTCTTTAATAAGAAATGCTTAAACTTTTCCTGAcatcttttaattaaatatatcttTTGTGTTTCCATTCACTAATGAACACTAATTATGCAGCGTTGCCTGAGAATCCGGGCACAAATCCTGCTGGATCCACCCCCAAACAGGTAGTGGAAGAAACGACGGTGATAACAAGCTTAACTGGGAGCTGTAGCTGCAGTAGCAGTTCGAGCAGCAATGGAAGTAGTAGCAGCAGTGTATTTGCGAGCTTATTTGCATCGGCAACAGCTTCGGGGACCGCTAGGTCTCAGGCGTCGGGATTTGCTGACATGTTTCAATCCATGGCTCCCGAGAAGGCACTTGAAATAGCACCTCAGCCATCGTCCAAAGAAACCATATCTCTCTGCCTTG
This portion of the Ipomoea triloba cultivar NCNSP0323 chromosome 5, ASM357664v1 genome encodes:
- the LOC116019988 gene encoding zinc finger protein GAI-ASSOCIATED FACTOR 1-like, producing the protein MPVDGDNSSAVNDSTGSGEASVSSSGNQAAPPKATSKKKRNLPGMPDPDAEVIALSPKTLLATNRFVCEICNKGFQRDQNLQLHRRGHNLPWKLRQRSSNEVKKKVYVCPEPTCVHHDPSRALGDLTGIKKHFCRKHGEKKWKCDKCSKKYAVQSDLKAHSKICGTKEYKCDCGTLFSRKDSFITHRAFCDALAVESAKAQTDMAAPSADEEPVPPSSSPPPQPPPQPAIAPPPPPPVIPQSTPAVPSVLTDQKPALPENPGTNPAGSTPKQVVEETTVITSLTGSCSCSSSSSSNGSSSSSVFASLFASATASGTARSQASGFADMFQSMAPEKALEIAPQPSSKETISLCLAMNHGSSIFGPPGQDRRQFAPSPQPAMSATALLQKAAQMGAAATNSSFLRGLGIVSSSSPSSGQQEWSGRQIETDAGLGLGLPCDGGSGLKELMLGTPSVFGPKHPTLDLLGLGMAAGGGPSPGLSALMTSMGGNIDVAAAAGSFGTTDFSGKDIGRSS